A part of Blastocatellia bacterium genomic DNA contains:
- a CDS encoding ParA family protein yields the protein MGRVISCCNAKGGTGKTTVALNLSAILSSHFRKKVLALDLDPQGNLAVGMGIDPRGFKKTSFRLMMDDAPDIDEYIINVRQKLDLIPNSLESSMESLLSSRRNRERLLESRLQAVKDSYDFIILDTPPALETSTINAMVASDEILIVIDCGYYALYGLNQLMETLSDVQREFQKYDLVIRALVNLFDQRQRMDREVLEEVERFFESLMLGTTIHKNIKLAEAASAGKPIIDYDKKSSGYFDFTRLAKELLDIYGRSRKGKEEGSASRIR from the coding sequence ATGGGCAGAGTGATTAGTTGCTGTAACGCAAAGGGGGGGACAGGGAAGACGACAGTAGCGCTAAACCTCAGTGCGATCCTGTCGTCTCATTTCAGGAAAAAGGTCCTGGCCCTCGACCTGGACCCGCAAGGGAACCTGGCGGTAGGGATGGGGATCGACCCACGTGGTTTCAAGAAGACGTCGTTCCGGCTGATGATGGACGATGCGCCGGACATCGACGAATACATCATTAACGTCAGGCAAAAGCTTGACCTGATCCCTAACTCACTTGAATCGAGCATGGAGTCGCTGCTGTCGAGCAGGCGCAACCGCGAGCGCCTGCTCGAGTCCAGACTGCAAGCGGTTAAAGACAGCTACGACTTTATCATCCTGGACACTCCTCCGGCGCTCGAAACATCAACGATTAATGCGATGGTGGCTTCGGACGAAATCCTCATCGTCATCGACTGCGGGTATTACGCCCTCTACGGTCTGAATCAGTTGATGGAGACTCTGTCCGACGTGCAGAGGGAGTTCCAGAAGTACGACTTGGTGATCCGGGCACTGGTAAACCTCTTCGATCAGAGGCAGAGGATGGACCGGGAGGTGCTTGAAGAGGTTGAGCGCTTTTTCGAGTCGCTCATGCTCGGCACCACGATTCATAAGAACATCAAGCTCGCGGAGGCGGCGAGTGCGGGCAAGCCGATCATCGATTACGACAAGAAGTCGTCGGGCTACTTCGACTTCACAAGACTAGCGAAGGAGCTATTGGACATTTATGGCAGGTCGAGAAAGGGCAAAGAAGAGGGCTCTGCATCGAGGATTAGATGA